TAGCAAGGGGTTGTGATGTAGATAAACCAAGGAACTTAGCTAAGTCCGTTACAGTTGAGTAGAGGGAGTAGAACAAAAATCATGGCGAAAGCCATGATTTCAGTTTGTAGAAAAAGTCATTTTTTAAAGGCTGTGGTAATTAAACATTCTAACAAAGTTTTGCGTCGAGATTTAAGGCTTCTATCTAAAAGGAAGAAGGATTTTTCCCCTTCTTCCTTTTATCTAATCAGCTCTTAAATCTATCTCCTCGACTTAATCGTATCTTTGTTTAATTACCACAGCTGATGGTGACTTTGTCTATAGTTTATCTTCAGTCTGAAATCATGGCAAAACCATGATTTTTATTTTAGGATTATTTAGTAATAAAAGATTTGCCATATATGTATAAAAGTGGTATTTTTAAGATATAAAACAGAGAATCTTTAAAGAAATCAGAGGGGGAAGAAATAAATGGAAAAAACATTGCCACAATTTTGGAGTTTTAATAGGGCTAAAGATGCCTCTTTGATTAAAACGGAGAATTTTGTATGGCAAGGGCCATTTTCGTGGACTGGGTATGAGCAAACTAATAGATTGAAACCTGTTCCTAATATAGCTGGGGTTTACCTTATTACATTTGAATATAAAGATGGTTATATTTTACGTTCCGTTGGCGTAACAAACTCTATGAAAAGGCGGTTTCTAGAACATGAACGGGAATTTAAGAAAGGAAATTATACCATACTTGATGTTGAATATGCTAAGATGGGGATTAGAAAAGAAATATGGCATGGTTGGGAATATGGAAAAGCACATCAGAGTCAATTTCTTGAATTCAAGGATACATTTTTAAAGCTTATTGAAAAAGAGTTGTCATCCTACAGAATATTTGTTACTGAGATTAATGACAAAAGAAAGAGAGAAAGGCTTGAAGCAGCAATATTAATAAATGTTTATGCATCTAAAAAAGTATGGGCTGATTTAGTTGATGGGGGGATGCACATCAGAGGTAGATTTAATTACGAAATTCCAATTAAAATAAGAAATATATCTCAGCAAAAAATATTTGGCCTTCCTAAAATAGTAGAAATATAGTAAATTCATAATATATCAATGGCAAGCTTATAAAGTAAATAAGGAGAAGCTAGAAGGGGATTGATTAAATCATGATTAACATGGCATTTAAACTCAGTTTAATCTATATTACCATTTATGGAGGAATTGCGGCATTCTTACCATATCTGACTCCATACCTGCAGCAAAGGGGACTAAGTTATACCCAGATAGGGATAGCATTAGCGGTAAACTCAATGGTAGCACTAATATCTCAGCCTTTATGGGGATTTTTTACAGATAAATATCTTAATAAAAGGCTTACTTTACTAATTCTATTATTAATATGTTCACTTACAGTTTATAGTTTAATTTTTGCTACAAGCTTTTTCTACATCCTATTGAGTATCATTGTAGTTATTTTTTTCCAAAGTTCGATTATTCCTATAATTGATGCATACACCTATGAGATTATTAGCACCCATAATCAAATCCAATACGGTCGAATAAGAATGATGGGCTCAATAGGTTTTGCTGTTACAGCTTTGGCTGTAGGATATGTAATAAAGCAATATGGAATCTACAGTTCATATATCATATATTCAATATTGATGCTTACCGGACTTTATTTTGTTTACTCAATAAACTTTAAACCAACAGTAAGGATTAGAAAAGCAAGTGTTCAAGATTTTATTGAACTAATTAAAGATAAGAGATTTATATTGTTTATGATCTCTGTGGCAATTTTTAATATAGCTATGGGTATACACTCAACTTATATTTATATTCTTATACAAAACACAGGTGGAGATGTTTCAATCCTTGGGATTATCTTTTTTGCCATGGCTATGAGTGAACTCCCTACTTTATTTTATGGAGATAATATTGTTAAAAAGTTTGGAGAGTTAAATTTATATAAGATAGGTGTATTTTTATTTGGTTTAAGAATGTTTATCAACTCCCTAATAAGCTCATATATGTTAGTGATAGTGGTGCAAATGATGCAAAGTGTTACCTTTGCTTTCTACTTACTAGGGGCTTTGCAATATATAAATAATATAACTAAGGCTGAGGTTAAAACATCTGCTATCACCTTTTTCTCTGCAATGATTGGACTTGGGGCTTTTATTGGAAATATAGGGGGAGGTATTTTGCTAGAGCATATTTCTATTTTTGCCTTATATAAAATATCTGCTGTAATATCTGTAATAGCAGGTGTTATAGTAGTGATTTTGAAGAGGTATGAAACTAAAAATATAGTAAAAACAACTACTATAATAAGGTAAAAGAAAATATACTAAAAAAACTCCAGTGGGAGTTTTTTTAGTATGGGTTAGTGGGAGATTAGTTACCTTTACATTATAAGCAACTCTTATATAATCATAAAAGGATATTATCGTTTAAAATAGAATATAATTTAGAGAATAAAATCACAAACCCTTTGGGATGAAAAAGGAGGAAAATTTTTAATGAGACCAAAACTTATGGAAAAAGTAGAAGAACTTAGGGGTATAAATGCTGTTAAAATTAAAGAAGCCAGTGAGTCAGGGCAAAAAGTTGTTGGAATGTACTGCGTTTTTTCACCACAGGAAATTGTATTAGCAGCTGGTGCTATTCCTGTAACTCTATGTGGAACAAAACAAGAACCAATAGAGGATGCAGAAAAGGAATTGCCGAGAAACTTATGTCCCCTTATAAAATCAAGTTATGGCTTTGCTATTACCGATAAATGTCCATATTTTTACTTTTCTGATGTAATATTAGGTGAAACGACATGTGACGGTAAGAAAAAAATGTATGAACTAATGGCTAAAATTAAACCAATGCATGTAATGAATCTTCCTCAAAGGGCAGATGGAGAAGAAAATTTGGCTTATTGGCAAGGAGAAGTTATAAAATTTAAGGAATTTCTCGAAGAGCAATTTGGAGTAGAAATTACCGACGAAAAACTGAAAGATGCAATCAAACTTGCTAATCGAGAAAGAAAAGCCTTAAAAAGACTACATCAATTAAATGCCCATAAACCGGCACCCCTTACTGGTATGGATATGATGTTAGCCCAATGGTTAAAAGGATTTAATGTAGATAAAGAGGCTGGAATTCAGTTAATTGAAGAGTTAATTACTGAAATAGAAAAGCAAATGGCAGAAGGGAACTTCCCCTTTGATGTAGATGCACCTAGAATATTATTGACTGGAGTACCAATTGGTAGTGGTTCTGAAAAGGTATTAAAGATATTAGAAGATTTAGGAGCAAGTGTAGTAGCTTTAGAGAACTGCACTGGATATAAAGGTTTAGATATTATGGTAGATGAAGAAAAAGATCCAATTTTAGCTATAGCAGAAAAATATCTAGCTACTCCCTGTTCTTGTATGAGTAATAACAATAGAAGATTAGACCTAATTAAAAGGTTGGCAGAGGAGTATAAAGTTGATGCAGTTGTAGATTTAACCTGGCAAGCTTGTCATACCTACAACATTGAATCCTTTACAGTGAAGAATTTTGTAAAAGAAGAACTAAACTTACCCTTTTTACAAATAGAAACCGACTATTCCGATTCTGATGTAGGGCAAATTAAGGTTAGGGTAGAAGCTTTCTTAGAATCTCTATTGAATAATGGGAAAAGGTAAAATTAATTCATTTTCTAAACAATAACAACAGGAATAGACATAAAAGGAAGTGTCTCAATGTACAGTATAGGAATAGATTTAGGTTCCGTAGCCAGTAAAGGGGTAGTATTTGACGGTCAAAAGGTAATTGCTAAAGTTATCCTTCCTACTGGATGGAGTCCTCAAAAAACGGGAGAAAAGATATTAAAAGATCTATTATTGGAAGGTGGAATTGACAGAAATCAAGTAAAGGCTATAGTAGCTACAGGTTATGGCCGTGGTATCTTATCATTTATAGATAAAAAAGTAACGGAAATAACTTGCCATGGAGTAGGAGCATATTTTTTAGACAGTGAAATTAGAACTGTTATTGATATCGGTGGTCAGGATAGCAAAGTTATAAAAATAGATGATAAAGGGAATGTCATCGATTTCTTAATGAATGATAAAT
This genomic window from Anaerobranca gottschalkii DSM 13577 contains:
- a CDS encoding MFS transporter → MINMAFKLSLIYITIYGGIAAFLPYLTPYLQQRGLSYTQIGIALAVNSMVALISQPLWGFFTDKYLNKRLTLLILLLICSLTVYSLIFATSFFYILLSIIVVIFFQSSIIPIIDAYTYEIISTHNQIQYGRIRMMGSIGFAVTALAVGYVIKQYGIYSSYIIYSILMLTGLYFVYSINFKPTVRIRKASVQDFIELIKDKRFILFMISVAIFNIAMGIHSTYIYILIQNTGGDVSILGIIFFAMAMSELPTLFYGDNIVKKFGELNLYKIGVFLFGLRMFINSLISSYMLVIVVQMMQSVTFAFYLLGALQYINNITKAEVKTSAITFFSAMIGLGAFIGNIGGGILLEHISIFALYKISAVISVIAGVIVVILKRYETKNIVKTTTIIR
- a CDS encoding double-cubane-cluster-containing anaerobic reductase translates to MRPKLMEKVEELRGINAVKIKEASESGQKVVGMYCVFSPQEIVLAAGAIPVTLCGTKQEPIEDAEKELPRNLCPLIKSSYGFAITDKCPYFYFSDVILGETTCDGKKKMYELMAKIKPMHVMNLPQRADGEENLAYWQGEVIKFKEFLEEQFGVEITDEKLKDAIKLANRERKALKRLHQLNAHKPAPLTGMDMMLAQWLKGFNVDKEAGIQLIEELITEIEKQMAEGNFPFDVDAPRILLTGVPIGSGSEKVLKILEDLGASVVALENCTGYKGLDIMVDEEKDPILAIAEKYLATPCSCMSNNNRRLDLIKRLAEEYKVDAVVDLTWQACHTYNIESFTVKNFVKEELNLPFLQIETDYSDSDVGQIKVRVEAFLESLLNNGKR